A segment of the Georgenia sp. M64 genome:
ATCGACCCGGCGGAACGGATGCCGATGGTGGAGCTGAGCCTGGCCTTGCCGGCCGGGTCAGTGTCCGGGATGGCCAGCTCGGTGAGGGTGCCGGTGGCCTGGTCGTAGCGGAAGAGGTCGGCGGGTCGCCAGTCGCCCAGAGTCGGTGGGAGCGTGACACCGGGTGTCCAGCTCGTGCGGAAGCTGGAGGCTTCGCCCTCACACACCCATGAGTCGTTGATCACGGGGCTGGTGCTGCGGAGGTAGCTGCTGAAGACCAGGCAGACGATGTTCGGGCCGGTGCCGAACCACAGGTCGTCCCCGGTCTTGGTCAGCCCCCAGACGTAGGCCTGGTTGACCTTCGTCTGGCTGCCCTCCGGGCACACGAGGTTGCCTTCGGCGTCGTACGTCCCCGCGGGGTAGGGCTCCCCGACGCCGGCGAAGCACTCGTCGGGTGCGGCGGCGGCGAGCAGGCGGCTCTTGAGCACCGGTGCCTGGGACTTCGCAGCCCTGTCCGGCTCAGGACCCTTGACGGGGTTCGCCGTCCCGGCCTCACGGTCCCAGTGGCGCTGAAGGGTCGTCACCTGCTCCTGCGCGCTCGGCTCTCCCGAGCCTTCTGCCGTCGTGGCGCCGGCTGTGGGCGCCAGCAGCGCCAGCGCTGCACCGAGACCTGCGACGACCAGGGCGGGGGACCCCCGCCGCGCGAACCAGCTCATGACCGATCTCCTCGTCGGAGCGTCCCGCGCCGAGGGCGGTGTCGGGGACCCGCCACCTGCATCCCTCACCGCCGGTTCAGCGGTGCGCGGGATCATCCCCACCTCACCGCCCGCCGACGGTCCGTCACAAGGGGCGAACGTCCCCGCCAACCCCGCAGACCTCCGACATCAGGTGTGTGAGCGTGGCGGATACAAGCGGTGCGAGCGTGGCGGGTACGAGCGGCCAGTCCGGTGTCACGTCGTACCGCGACCCGGGTGCTCGGTCGCGGTGCGGCCGGCCTCCTGGTCTGCCCCGCGGTCGGCGGTTCGCTGGATCAGCTCCTGGAGGACTCGAAGCCCGTCGCTCGGACGAGCTTGGCCGGCACGCCGGCGACGATCGTGTGGGCCGCTACGTCCTTGGTGACGACGGCACCAGCGCCGACGACGGCCCCGTCACCGATCGTGACGCCCGGGACGACTGTCACGGCCGCGCCGAGCCACACGTTGTGACCCATGACGATCGGCGCCGGGGTCATGTCTGCTCGCCGGTCGGGGTCGAGCCTGTGGTTCAGGGTGGTCAGGGTGGTGCCGTGGCCGATGAGTGTGCCGTCTCCGATCGTGATGCCGCCGGTGTCCTGGAAGCGGCAGCCGATGTTGATGAAGACGTTCCTGCCGATGGTCAGGTTCTTGCCGAACTCGCTGTAGAACGGTGGGAAGAGCGTGACCGACTCGTCCACCTCGGTGCCGGTGAGCTTCGTCAGCAGGGCTCGCACCTCCTGGGGTGTGCGGTAGCCGGTGTTGAGCTCGGCGACGATGCGCAGCGCCTCCTGGGCGGCACCGTGCATGAACCGGTGGTGCTCCGAGCCGCCCTCGATCAGTGCGCCGCGGTTCACGTGGTCGAGGAAGTTCTTGAGCTCCGTCGTGGGCGGTGGCAGGTCAGTCATCCTGCACCGCGATCGTGGCCGTGACAGGACCGTCCATCTCGGAGATGCGCTGCGCGGCGTCCCCGTCGAGCCGGCCGAGGATGACGATGCCGGGGAAGAAGGACTGGTCGCCGTAGTAGAGGACGAGATCGTTCCCCGGCGCGTAGTAGCCCACGTCACCCACGTCGGGGTCCGCGCCGTCAGGTTGACCGGCCAGGGAGACCGGTGACGGGAGGGGCCCGGTCTTCTCGACCCCGCCGTGGTCGATCATGTCCAGCGTCACCGGCAGCAGAGCGGCCAGGTCGCCCGCAGCGGCACTCTCGGAGAGGGTGGCCCGGAAGTGCTGCTCGCCGATGGTGATGTCGATCCTCATCTGGTTCTCCTCCTCGGGCGCGGAGCCCGGAGCCGGGCTGGTGTCGCGGCTGCTGGCCGTGTCGCTCGGGCCGGTACCCAGGGGCGTTGCTGCCCGACCGCTGATCGGACCGGTGGACCACGGTGCAGCGCCGCCAGGGGCACCAGCACAACCGCCGGCCACGCCGACGGCAGCGGCGAGTACCACGGTCATCAGCGCCCGAGGCGCGGTCGTCGAAGACATCGGGTTCATGAGGTTCCTGCGGTGTTGTCAGAGGGTGAGCAGGACCTTGGTGGCGGTGCGCTGGTCCATGGCCTCGTAGCCCTCGGCGGCTCTCTCCAGGGGGAGGGTGAGGTCGAGGACCTTGCCCGGGTCGATCGTGCGGTCCCAGATGAGCCGGATCAGCTCGGGCAGGTACTGGCGGACCGGGGCGGGGCCGCCGTGGATGTGCACGCCGGCCATGAAGAGGTCCTCGCCGGGGATTGCGACGTCGTGGGAGACACCCACGAACCCGACGTGACCGCCGGGCCGGGTGGAGTGGATCGCCTGCATCATGGCCTCCTGGGTGCCGACCGCCTCGACGACCGAGTGCGCCCCGAGCCCGCCGGTGAGCTCCTTGACCTTCGCGACACCGTCGTCGCCGCGCTCCTCGACGATGTCGGTTGCCCCGAACCCGCGAGCCAGCGCCTGGCGGTCGGCGTGGCGGCTGAACGCGATGATGCGCTCGGCGCCGAGCTGCTTGGCCGCCAGGATCCCGAGCAGGCCGACGGCGCCGTCACCGACGACCGCGACCGTCTTGCCAGGTCCGGCCTCGGCGGCGACGGCGGCGAACCAGCCGGTACCCAGCACGTCGGAGGCCGCCATCAGGGACGGGATGAGGTCGGGGTCGGGCATCGAGGGGGTCGCGACGAGGGTGCCGTCGGCGAGCGGGATGCGGGCCAGCTCGGCCTGGGTGCCGATGGTGCCCATGAGCACCCGGTGCACGCAGTAGGCCTGGTACCCGGCCCGGCAGATCTCGCAGGTGTTGTCCGAGGCCCAGAAGGACCCGACCACGAAGTCACCGACCTTGACGGTGCGCACGGCGGAGCCGACCTCCTCGACGACGCCGACGTACTCGTGGCCCATCACCTGGTGGTCGACCGGCTCGGCTCCGCGGTAGGGCCACAGGTCACTGCCGCAGATGCACGTCGCCGACAGGCGGACGATCGCGTCCGTCGGCTCGACGATCCTCGGGTCCTCCCGGTCCTCGACGCGGACGTCCCCGGGCCCGTGCATGACAACCTGACGCATCTGTGGCGCTCCTTCTCGTCGTTCCCTCGCGAGGCGTCGGGCCCCGCGACATCGAGTGAACCCCCCACCGAGGAGGGGTGGAAGGCACTGTCGATGGGTGCACTCACAGGACACCCCTTACCGCTCCGGCGTCCCTCGGTCCATTCGTCGCGCTGAGGTTGGCCGGGGTCGTGCGTGCGGCGCCGCTGCCACGCCGACCCGCATCGTGAGCTCGCCGCAAAGCAGCTCTGAAATCAGTCGAGTTGACATTTCAGGGGATATGCGGCCATTTGTCATGGGAGAAGTCAGAAAGCGCGCGAGGCGCGAGAGCTACGGTGAGTGACCGGACTTGTCGTGGGCCTTTAGGGGTCGCCATCCGAGGTATCACTCGGCGAATTCACCGACATCGAGCCGTATGGCACCGGCTCCAGGCACCTCGGGTCCATTGGGGAAATCTGCGGAACGGATATTCCCGCAAGTGAGCGGTCCCTCGGAATCACGTGGCGGGCGGTGACAGCTCGGCCTGAAATCCGAGCACGCGTCTGGAGCGCTGTCCGCTCCGCCGCCGGGCGAGTAGGTGGACTTCCGCAGCCAGTTGCGGACGACGTCGTCCGAGCGGATGCCTCTCAGTTCCCAGTCCGCCTCGCCGGTGGCGGTTTCAGCCTGATTCCGGAGAAGGCCGGCGGTGCCCACCGGAGGGGAGCGTGCCAGGGTGATGAGGCGTGCAGGAGGGGCGGCGCCGGCCGCGGCGACGGCGGCGGTGGCGTCCGCCCCGAAGGCCTCAGCGCCCCGGCCAAGAGGGCGGTCATGCCGCGCACTTCCTCACGCTTGCGCCCATCGTGTCCTTTCGCGCCCATCGTACGGAATTCGTCCCGCTGGTCGGACGGTTCTCCGCCGTATGGAGATCGGGGTTTGCGAGAAGTGTCACGATATAAGGGATGAAGACCCCATACCGTCTCAATCGATCGAGGTCCCGGTATGTTTTTGGAAACTCTCGCCCGCATATGAGCCGGGTCTTGCGCGGCGGAATAGGCAGGTCCACACTTCTCATATCGCGCCCGAAAATGTGACGGTGCACACAAGTGAGTCGGAGGTAGCTCGTGGTGAGCGTGAGCCGTCGCGGTTTCCTTGGTGGCGTACTCGTGGCAGGGGCTGGTGCGTGGTCATCGGGCG
Coding sequences within it:
- a CDS encoding cyclophilin-like fold protein — protein: MRIDITIGEQHFRATLSESAAAGDLAALLPVTLDMIDHGGVEKTGPLPSPVSLAGQPDGADPDVGDVGYYAPGNDLVLYYGDQSFFPGIVILGRLDGDAAQRISEMDGPVTATIAVQDD
- a CDS encoding zinc-dependent alcohol dehydrogenase family protein yields the protein MRQVVMHGPGDVRVEDREDPRIVEPTDAIVRLSATCICGSDLWPYRGAEPVDHQVMGHEYVGVVEEVGSAVRTVKVGDFVVGSFWASDNTCEICRAGYQAYCVHRVLMGTIGTQAELARIPLADGTLVATPSMPDPDLIPSLMAASDVLGTGWFAAVAAEAGPGKTVAVVGDGAVGLLGILAAKQLGAERIIAFSRHADRQALARGFGATDIVEERGDDGVAKVKELTGGLGAHSVVEAVGTQEAMMQAIHSTRPGGHVGFVGVSHDVAIPGEDLFMAGVHIHGGPAPVRQYLPELIRLIWDRTIDPGKVLDLTLPLERAAEGYEAMDQRTATKVLLTL
- a CDS encoding DapH/DapD/GlmU-related protein, which gives rise to MTDLPPPTTELKNFLDHVNRGALIEGGSEHHRFMHGAAQEALRIVAELNTGYRTPQEVRALLTKLTGTEVDESVTLFPPFYSEFGKNLTIGRNVFINIGCRFQDTGGITIGDGTLIGHGTTLTTLNHRLDPDRRADMTPAPIVMGHNVWLGAAVTVVPGVTIGDGAVVGAGAVVTKDVAAHTIVAGVPAKLVRATGFESSRS